AACCGCGAGCGTCGTCGCAAGCAGGTCGTCGCCGCGTCGCTCGTCGGTGTCCTCGTGCTCGGGCTCGGGGTCGTGTCCGCCGTGATCCTCACCCGCGACGACACCGCCGCGGACGCCGCAGCCACCGCGACCGGGTCCCCCGCACCCCAGGCGTCGGTGAGCGCACTGCCCGCCCGGACCGGCAATGGCGGCGTCGTCCCCGACCCCGCCGCAGCGGAGGCCCGGACGTGGACCGGCGCGGTCACGCTGAGCACGGGCGCGGTCGGGATCGAGCTCGACGGCGCCGCGGCCCCGCAGGCCGTCGCCAACTTCGTGACGCTCGCGCGCGAGGGCTACTTCGACGGGACGAAGTGCCACCGGCTCGTGACCGAGGGCATCCACGTGCTGCAGTGCGGCGACCCGACCGCGACCGGCACGGGCGGCCCGGGCTACACCTGGGGCCCCATCGAGAACGCCCCGGCGGACGACGTCTACCCCGCGGGCACCCTCGCGATGGCCCGCGTCGGCGGTAGCGGCGAGTCCATGGGCAGCCAGTTCTTCCTCGTCTACGAGGACTCGACCATCCCGTCCGACGCAGCGGGCGGGTACACGGTGTTCGGCCGCATCACCTCCGGACTGGACGTGGTGCAGGCAATCGCTGACGGCGGGATCGGTGCCGACGGAACGGCACCGGCCTCCGACGTCATCATCGAGGGAGTGGAGACCCAGTGACCGAGAACCCGGCTGCCCGGCAGCCCGAGACCGACGACGTCGCGGAGTCCACACCACCGGAGGGCCTCGAGACCGCCGCCGAGGACATCGCGTCCGGCGGCGGCGAGGACCTCGACGCGCAGATCGCGGCGGACATCGCCGACGCCGGCCAGTTCCAGGCGGCCCCCGCCCTCGAGGACGCGGTGCCCGAGGAGGAGCTCGTCGCCGACCAGACGCCGGCCGAGGTGACGGACGCGGATGCGGACGCCGCCACCACCGACGCGACCCCGGAGGCCGACGAGACGCCCGTGGGCGACGAGTCGCCGACGGACGCGACCGCCGAGACCGAGGTCGTGCCCGACGACGTCCGCGCTGCCGACGAGATCGCTGCCGACGACTCTTCCGTCGTCGGCGAGGCTGCTCCCGACGCTCCCGCCGCCGACGAGGCTGCGGCCGAGGCCCCGGCGGTCGACGCGGCTGCTGCCGACGCCCCGGCGGTCGACGCGGATGCTTCCCCCGCTGACGCGCCGGAGGTCGACACGGCCGCTGCCGACGCACCGGCCGACGAGGCTGCGGCAGGCGACGAGACGCCGGAGAGCGCTGCTCCCGCCGACCCTGACGCGACCCCCGCAGCGAACCCGGACGCCGCGCCGGAGTCGCAGGCGGACGCCGGTGCCGGCACCGAGCCGGCGGCGACGACCGCCGCTGCTCCCGCCCCCCGCCCGACGCCGCGCCCCGTGCCGCGTCCCGTCCCCCGTCCGTCGGCCCGCCCGGTCGCGGCGCCGCAGGCCGGGGCGCCCGCCGGTGCACCCGTCGTCCCCGCAGCCGTCGTCCCGCCGCAGGACGCCGCCGAGGCCGCGCACGCCGCGACGTTCGGCCGCGTCGACGACGACGGCACCGTCTACGTCCGCGAGGAGTCGGGCGAGCGCGCGGTCGGGCAGTTCCCGGGCGCCGGGCACGACGAGGCGCTCGCCCTGTACGTGCGCCGGTTCCTGGACCTGCAGGCCAAGGTCGTGCTGTTCGAGGCGCGCCTGGGTGCCACGGACCTCGCGGTCAAGGAGATCGACCAGACGCTGACGAAGCTGACCGACGAGCTCGCCGAGCCCGCCGCGGTCGGCGACCTGGCGGCGCTGCGGTCTCGCCTCGACGCGCTGCGGGGGGTCGCCGCCGAGCGCCGGGCCGCTGCGGAGGCCGAGCGCGCAGCCGCGCGCGAGGCCGCGGTCGCCTCCCGGACCGCGATCGTCGAGCAGGCCGAGAAGATCGCCTCGACCGACCCGAGCCGCATCCAGTGGCGGCCCGCCGGCGAGCAGCTGCGCCTGCTGCTCGACCAGTGGAAGGACGCCCAGCGCAACGGGCCGCGACTCGACCGGCCGACCGAGGAGTCGCTGTGGAAGCGGTTCAGCCACGCGCGCACCACGTTCGACCGTGAGCGTCGGCACTTCTTCGCCGAGCTCGAGTCCCGGAACGCCGGCGCCAAGGCCGCCAAGGAGGCGCTCGTCCGCGAGGCCGAGGCCCTGGCGACGAGCACGGACTGGGGCGCGACGGCGGGCGCCTACCGCGACCTGATGACGCGCTGGAAGGCCGCCGGGCGTGCGAGCCGATCCGACGACGACGCGCTGTGGGCCCGGTTCCGCAGCGCCCAGGACGCGTTCTTCGCCGCGCGCGACGCCGCGTCCGCCGCGACCGACACCGAGTTCCGCGCGAACCTCGAGGTCAAGGAGGCGCTCCTCGCCGAGGCCGAGCGCCTCGTCCCGGTCACGGACCTGCGTGCCGCGAAGGCGGCGCTGCGCGGCATCCAGGACCGCTGGGAGTCCGCCGGCAAGGTTCCGCGCGCCGACGTGCAGCGCGTCGAGGCCCGCATGCGTGCGGTCGAGACGACCGTGCGGGACGCCGAGCAGAGCGACTGGCGCCGCAGCAACCCCGAGACGCGCGCGCGGGCCGAGGGCGCCGCGGCGCAGCTCGAGGCCGCGATCGCCGGTCTCGAGGACGACCTGGCCAAGGCGCAGGCGAAGGGCGACCAGCGTCGGATCCGCGAGGCCCAGGCAGCGCTCGATGCGCGGCGCTCGTGGCTCGAGCAGGTCCAGCGCGCCGCGCAGGACGCACGCGGCTGATCGGTCCTCGACGGGGGCGGTGCGGGCGTCGGCCCGCACCACCCCGTCGGTGCGTCCGGCGCCTCTGCACGGGCTGATCGGCGCGGCGCGACGGCCGTGCCGTGCCTCCGACGCCTGTGCACGGGCCGCACGGCGCCGGGCGACGGCCGCCATGCTGGGGCCGTGCGCCCCACACCCTGGATGCCCCGGCCCGGCCCACCCCTGCCGCTCGAGATCCTGCCGTCGGACGTCAGCCCCCCGACGTACCAGGCGCTCGTGCGGGACGGCGTGACGCGACGCGTCTGGGGCGACCTCGCGGTCCCCGCCGACGTCGACGTCGGCCCGCGGCTGCGCGCGGCGGCGTTCCGCGGGCTCGTTCCGGAGCGGGCGGTCGTCGGGCGACGCTCGGCGGCGTGGGTGCACACCGGCGAGCACGCCCCGCGGCGCGTCGACGCGCTCGTGCCGCCGCGGAGCCGACGGCCCGACCCGCACCCGTCCCGCACGACGTACGAGTGCGCGCTGCCGGCGCGCGACGTGGTCGACCTCGGCGGCGTGCGCGTCACGACGGTCCAGCGCACCGGCCTCGACGTCGCCCGATGGTGCGCCCCTGCGGAGGCGCTCCCGCTGCTCGACGCCCTGGTCCGGGCCGGCTTCGACGTGGAGCGGGCGCGCGCCGAGCTCGCGGGGCTGCACGGGTACGCCGGGACGCTCACCGCTGCGTCGGTCCTGGAGGCGCTCGGTCCGCCGGCGACCGCCCGACGCGTCGCCGACCACCCGCGAGCGGCGCACGTCGCGCACACGGGGAGCAGGCCAGGTCAGGCCCGGATGGCGGGCTCCTCGGACGCCTTGGCGCCCGTGATCCGGTAGACGTCGAACACGCCCTCGACCTTGCGGACCGCCCCGAGCACCGACGCGAGGTGCGACGGCTCGGCCATCTCGAACACGAAGCGCGACATCGCCACGCGGTCGCGCGACGTCGACACCGACGCGGACAAGATGTTCACGTGGTGGTCGGAGAGGACCCGCGTGACGTCCGAGAGCAGCCGGCTCCGGTCGAGCGCCTCGACCTGGATCTGGACGAGGAACAGCGCGCTGCTCCCCTGCGTCCAGCTCACGTCCACGATGCGCTCGGGCTGCTGGCGCAGGCCGTCGACGTTGATGCAGTCGGTCCGGTGCACGCTGACGCCCGCGCCGCGCGTGACGAAGCCGATGATCTCGTCGCCCGGGACCGGGGTGCAGCACTTGGCGAGCTTGACCCAGATGTCGTCGACGCCCTTGACCACGACGCCCGGGTCGCCGGTGCGGATGCGGCGCGCGGTGTGCCCGGGCCGGGCCGTCTCGGCGAGGTCCTCCTCGGCACCCGGCTCCCCGCCCATCGACTGCACGAGCCGCTGGACCACGCTCGCCGCGGACACCTGGCCCTCGCCGATCGCCGCGTATAGCGCGGACACGTCGGCGTAGCGCATCTCGTTCGCCAGGGCGACGAGCGACTCGTGCGAGAGCAGGCGCTGGATCGGCAGGTTCTGCTTGCGCATCGCCTTCGCGATCGCGTCCTTGCCCTGCTCGATGGCCTCCTCACGACGTTCCTTGGAGAACCACTGCCGGATCTTGTTGCGCGCGCGAGGGCTCTTGACGAAGCCCATCCAGTCGCGGCTCGGCCCGGCGGTCTCCGACTTCGACGTGAAGACGTCGACCACGTCGCCGTTCTCGAGCGCCGAGTCGAGCGGCACCAGGCGGCCGTTGACGCGGGCCCCCATCGTGCGGTGCCCGACCTCGGTGTGCACCGCGTACGCGAAGTCCACCGGGGTGGACCCGGCGGGCAGCGAGATGACGTCGCCCTTGGGGGTGAAGACGTAGACCTCGGCGCCCGCGATCTCGAAGCGCAGCGAGTCGAGGAACTCGCTCGGGTCGGCGGTCTCCTTCTGCCAGTCGACGAGCTGGCGCAGCCACGTCATGTCGTTGCCCGCGGCGTCCGTGGCCGCCGGCTGGTTCTTCGCGTTCTCCTTGTACTTCCAGTGCGCCGCGACGCCGTACTCCGCGCGGCGGTGCATGTCGTGCGTGCGGATCTGGATCTCGACGGGCTTGCCGCCGGGTCCGATCACCGTCGTGTGCAGCGACTGGTACAGGTTGAACTTGGGCATCGCGATGTAGTCCTTGAACCGCCCCGGGACCGGGTTCCACCGCGCGTGCAGCGCACCGAGCGCGGCATAGCAGTCCCGGACCGAGTCGACCAGGACGCGGACGCCGACGAGGTCGTAGATGTCGGCGAAGTCGCGGCCCCGCACGATCATCTTCTGGTAGATCGAGTAGTAGTGCTTGGGCCGGCCGGACACGGTCGCCTTGATCTTGGCGCTGCGCAGGTCCGCGCCCACCTGGTCGCGCACCACGGCCAGGTACTCCTCGCGGGCGGGGGCACGCTCCGCGACGAGGTGCACGATCTCGTCGTAGACCTTGGGGTAGAGCGTCGCGAACGAGAGGTCCTCGAGCTCCCACTTGATCGTGTTCATGCCGAGCCGGTGCGCGAGCGGCGCGTAGATCTCGAGGGTCTCGCGGGCCTTGCGCTCCGCCGACGCCGACGCGACGAACTTCCAGGTCCGCGCGTTGTGCAGCCGGTCGGCGAGCTTGATGACCAGCACGCGGATGTCGCGGGACATCGCGACGACCATCTTGCGGACCGTCTCGGCCTGCGCGGCGTCGCCGTAGGTCACCTTGTCGAGCTTGGTGACCCCGTCGACGAGCATCGCGATCTCGGGACCGAACTCCGTGCGGAGCTGGTCGAGCGAGTACTCGGTGTCCTCGACGGTGTCGTGCAGCAGCGCGGCGGCGAGGGTCGGCGGCGTCATGCCGAGGTCCGCGAGGATCGTCGCGACCGCGACCGGGTGCGTGATGTACGGGTCGCCGCTCTTGCGCATCTGGCCGCGGTGCGCGCGCTCCGCGACGACGTACGCCTGCTCGATGACCCCGAGGTCGGCCTTGGGGTGGTTGGTGCGGATCGCCTGGAGCAGGGGCTCGAGCGCCGGGGACGTCCCGGGGCCGCGCGTGCCGAAGCGTGCGAGCCGCGAGCGGACCCGTCCACCGGCGATCGCCTCCGCGGGCGCCGTCTGCGGCTCCTGGCGTGCTTC
The Cellulomonas sp. NS3 DNA segment above includes these coding regions:
- a CDS encoding type IV toxin-antitoxin system AbiEi family antitoxin; the encoded protein is MRPTPWMPRPGPPLPLEILPSDVSPPTYQALVRDGVTRRVWGDLAVPADVDVGPRLRAAAFRGLVPERAVVGRRSAAWVHTGEHAPRRVDALVPPRSRRPDPHPSRTTYECALPARDVVDLGGVRVTTVQRTGLDVARWCAPAEALPLLDALVRAGFDVERARAELAGLHGYAGTLTAASVLEALGPPATARRVADHPRAAHVAHTGSRPGQARMAGSSDALAPVIR
- a CDS encoding peptidylprolyl isomerase, encoding MSSSKREREYERRRYEKWQQRQVANRERRRKQVVAASLVGVLVLGLGVVSAVILTRDDTAADAAATATGSPAPQASVSALPARTGNGGVVPDPAAAEARTWTGAVTLSTGAVGIELDGAAAPQAVANFVTLAREGYFDGTKCHRLVTEGIHVLQCGDPTATGTGGPGYTWGPIENAPADDVYPAGTLAMARVGGSGESMGSQFFLVYEDSTIPSDAAGGYTVFGRITSGLDVVQAIADGGIGADGTAPASDVIIEGVETQ
- a CDS encoding RelA/SpoT family protein; its protein translation is MSDEARQEPQTAPAEAIAGGRVRSRLARFGTRGPGTSPALEPLLQAIRTNHPKADLGVIEQAYVVAERAHRGQMRKSGDPYITHPVAVATILADLGMTPPTLAAALLHDTVEDTEYSLDQLRTEFGPEIAMLVDGVTKLDKVTYGDAAQAETVRKMVVAMSRDIRVLVIKLADRLHNARTWKFVASASAERKARETLEIYAPLAHRLGMNTIKWELEDLSFATLYPKVYDEIVHLVAERAPAREEYLAVVRDQVGADLRSAKIKATVSGRPKHYYSIYQKMIVRGRDFADIYDLVGVRVLVDSVRDCYAALGALHARWNPVPGRFKDYIAMPKFNLYQSLHTTVIGPGGKPVEIQIRTHDMHRRAEYGVAAHWKYKENAKNQPAATDAAGNDMTWLRQLVDWQKETADPSEFLDSLRFEIAGAEVYVFTPKGDVISLPAGSTPVDFAYAVHTEVGHRTMGARVNGRLVPLDSALENGDVVDVFTSKSETAGPSRDWMGFVKSPRARNKIRQWFSKERREEAIEQGKDAIAKAMRKQNLPIQRLLSHESLVALANEMRYADVSALYAAIGEGQVSAASVVQRLVQSMGGEPGAEEDLAETARPGHTARRIRTGDPGVVVKGVDDIWVKLAKCCTPVPGDEIIGFVTRGAGVSVHRTDCINVDGLRQQPERIVDVSWTQGSSALFLVQIQVEALDRSRLLSDVTRVLSDHHVNILSASVSTSRDRVAMSRFVFEMAEPSHLASVLGAVRKVEGVFDVYRITGAKASEEPAIRA
- a CDS encoding DUF349 domain-containing protein translates to MTENPAARQPETDDVAESTPPEGLETAAEDIASGGGEDLDAQIAADIADAGQFQAAPALEDAVPEEELVADQTPAEVTDADADAATTDATPEADETPVGDESPTDATAETEVVPDDVRAADEIAADDSSVVGEAAPDAPAADEAAAEAPAVDAAAADAPAVDADASPADAPEVDTAAADAPADEAAAGDETPESAAPADPDATPAANPDAAPESQADAGAGTEPAATTAAAPAPRPTPRPVPRPVPRPSARPVAAPQAGAPAGAPVVPAAVVPPQDAAEAAHAATFGRVDDDGTVYVREESGERAVGQFPGAGHDEALALYVRRFLDLQAKVVLFEARLGATDLAVKEIDQTLTKLTDELAEPAAVGDLAALRSRLDALRGVAAERRAAAEAERAAAREAAVASRTAIVEQAEKIASTDPSRIQWRPAGEQLRLLLDQWKDAQRNGPRLDRPTEESLWKRFSHARTTFDRERRHFFAELESRNAGAKAAKEALVREAEALATSTDWGATAGAYRDLMTRWKAAGRASRSDDDALWARFRSAQDAFFAARDAASAATDTEFRANLEVKEALLAEAERLVPVTDLRAAKAALRGIQDRWESAGKVPRADVQRVEARMRAVETTVRDAEQSDWRRSNPETRARAEGAAAQLEAAIAGLEDDLAKAQAKGDQRRIREAQAALDARRSWLEQVQRAAQDARG